A portion of the Flavobacterium limnophilum genome contains these proteins:
- the menA gene encoding 1,4-dihydroxy-2-naphthoate octaprenyltransferase, with the protein MKHWIEAARLRTLPLSVSGIIVGSMYALRPTDDIETPTDVFSWRIFALAMLTTLGLQILSNFANDYGDGMKGTDNADRIGPKRAIQSGVISPQAMKRAIILTSGLTLIAAMLLIYFAFKDSNIGYSLFYLVLGILAIASAIRYTVGNTAYGYRGFGDLFVFVFFGLVSTMGVNFLYSKEPEWLLILPATAIGFLSVGVLNLNNMRDEASDRKSNKNTIVVKIGGPKAKKYHYFLIVSAMVLVLLFAILSEYRLDQYLFVLAFIPLIKHLNTVCNNQEPRALDPELKKLALSTFALSILLALCMVSLIQDLVVNVFFGGR; encoded by the coding sequence ATGAAACATTGGATTGAAGCCGCCCGATTGAGAACCCTGCCCTTGTCGGTATCGGGGATAATTGTGGGAAGCATGTATGCGCTAAGGCCTACGGATGATATAGAAACGCCAACAGATGTTTTCAGTTGGAGAATATTTGCCCTGGCGATGTTGACCACCTTGGGGTTGCAAATATTGTCCAATTTTGCCAACGATTACGGTGACGGAATGAAAGGCACCGACAACGCCGACAGGATTGGCCCTAAACGCGCCATCCAGAGCGGCGTGATTTCGCCCCAAGCGATGAAACGCGCCATTATCCTGACTTCCGGCTTGACCTTGATTGCCGCAATGTTGTTGATTTATTTTGCCTTCAAGGATTCCAATATTGGGTATTCCTTGTTTTATCTGGTCTTGGGAATCTTGGCCATTGCCTCGGCCATTCGTTATACGGTGGGGAACACGGCTTACGGTTATAGGGGATTTGGCGACTTGTTTGTCTTCGTGTTCTTTGGTTTGGTGAGCACGATGGGGGTCAACTTTTTGTATTCCAAGGAACCGGAATGGCTGTTGATTTTGCCGGCCACCGCCATCGGATTCTTGAGCGTGGGCGTTTTGAACCTGAACAACATGCGGGATGAAGCCTCGGACAGGAAGTCGAACAAAAACACCATCGTGGTTAAAATTGGTGGCCCCAAAGCCAAAAAATACCATTACTTCCTGATTGTTTCGGCCATGGTCTTGGTGTTGCTTTTCGCCATTTTGAGCGAATACCGTCTGGATCAATACCTGTTTGTATTGGCTTTTATTCCTTTAATCAAGCATTTAAATACTGTTTGTAATAACCAGGAGCCAAGAGCTTTAGATCCAGAACTAAAAAAACTGGCACTAAGCACTTTTGCACTTTCCATACTCTTGGCCTTGTGCATGGTGTCATTGATCCAGGATCTTGTTGTCAATGTCTTTTTTGGAGGAAGATAA
- a CDS encoding DUF3943 domain-containing protein has product MIPIKTFVHCFLLLLTCTVAFAQEPASPVLESPTPPIAVDSSSIHSTVANEVLVDTVKTQLDSVAPLQKNTSIAYPPPFKDYRRLGYNSCIYVGATVVAFGVLWAMPESVTNWDKEEMKEKGILWKWKENVKAGPVWDEDDWVLNYITHPYCGGIYYMTARSSGFSIFESFGYSAIMSTFFWEYGIEAFAEIPSIQDLIITPVLGSVVGEGFFYAKKSILRHDHKILKSKALGYTALVLMDPFNTILDGFGYQSKVKTQMNIAPVGVNQFSKTPVWGVNFSASF; this is encoded by the coding sequence ATGATTCCTATTAAGACCTTTGTACACTGCTTTTTATTGCTACTGACCTGCACTGTCGCTTTTGCACAAGAGCCTGCTTCCCCTGTTTTAGAAAGTCCGACTCCGCCAATCGCCGTCGACAGTTCTTCCATTCATTCAACCGTAGCCAATGAAGTTCTTGTGGACACTGTTAAAACACAACTAGACTCTGTTGCGCCACTTCAAAAGAACACTTCCATTGCCTACCCACCTCCATTCAAAGATTATAGACGATTGGGCTACAACTCCTGTATTTATGTAGGCGCCACCGTTGTTGCTTTTGGCGTTCTTTGGGCCATGCCGGAAAGCGTCACCAATTGGGATAAAGAAGAGATGAAAGAAAAAGGTATTTTATGGAAATGGAAAGAAAACGTAAAAGCAGGCCCCGTTTGGGATGAAGACGATTGGGTATTAAACTACATCACGCATCCCTATTGCGGAGGAATTTATTATATGACCGCCCGTAGCAGTGGTTTCAGCATATTTGAATCTTTTGGTTATTCGGCCATCATGTCGACCTTCTTTTGGGAATACGGCATCGAAGCTTTCGCGGAAATACCTTCGATTCAAGACCTCATCATAACTCCCGTTCTAGGCTCCGTAGTGGGTGAAGGCTTTTTTTATGCCAAGAAATCAATTCTAAGACACGACCATAAAATATTGAAATCAAAAGCTTTGGGATATACCGCCTTGGTTTTGATGGATCCCTTCAATACCATTTTGGATGGTTTTGGATACCAATCGAAGGTGAAAACCCAAATGAACATTGCTCCTGTTGGCGTGAATCAATTCTCAAAAACTCCTGTTTGGGGAGTGAATTTCTCGGCCAGTTTTTAG
- a CDS encoding helix-turn-helix domain-containing protein has protein sequence MDKNEKIRNTKSFDELLDVEYGVIGSEKRDNFEKKAQYFIISETLKEARREAKMTQEQLAAKVGTKKSYISRLENGKCDIQLSTLYKIFEFGLGKKVNLVIG, from the coding sequence ATGGACAAAAATGAAAAAATAAGAAACACTAAAAGTTTCGACGAGTTGTTGGATGTGGAATACGGTGTGATTGGAAGTGAAAAGAGAGATAATTTTGAGAAAAAAGCACAATACTTCATTATCAGTGAAACCTTGAAAGAAGCTCGTCGTGAAGCTAAAATGACGCAAGAGCAACTTGCTGCCAAAGTAGGCACTAAAAAAAGTTATATCTCAAGACTTGAAAACGGAAAATGCGATATTCAACTTTCCACTTTATATAAAATATTCGAGTTTGGACTGGGAAAAAAAGTAAACTTGGTAATTGGATAA
- a CDS encoding DNA cytosine methyltransferase yields the protein MKNIKIPIIDLFAGPGGLGEGFSSVLNKSDKVFDIKLSIEKDNEAHKTLELRSFFRKFNTDKLPPEYYDVLKEKNIQQREILISDLFDKYPKEALEAKNEAWKAELGNEAFPSSAIDKRIKESLNESKDWLLIGGPPCQAFSLAGRSRVGGIDDEDHRVYLYKEYLRIIAVHHPTVFVMENVKGLLSAKVNEEKVFDWILNDLRNPSTVFKKTKAPKYKIFSLSTEPESIDASGNPVYKDNRDFLIQSEKYKIPQKRHRVILLGIREDVNVLPATLTLGLKETNLSSVIGDLPKLRSGLGRSIISSKTVNGFKKREYKNEVDSDENWENKINAFKKEMSTWNGFDSKQHFNKIKVTSYGLGSEYLEFETPSLENPLHQWFKDESLKGVCNHETRSHLVEDLKRYLFASTYAEKHKRFPRLKDYETYSDALMPDHESATSGKFADRFRVQMPDCAATTVTSHISKDGHYFIHYDPDQCRSLTVREAARIQTFPDNYLFCGPRTAQYHQVGNAVPPYLAYQIAEIVSEIFTKKRINGDSN from the coding sequence ATGAAAAATATAAAAATTCCCATAATTGATTTATTCGCTGGACCTGGTGGCTTAGGAGAAGGTTTTTCTTCTGTCCTAAACAAAAGTGATAAAGTTTTTGATATTAAACTATCCATCGAAAAAGATAACGAAGCTCATAAAACACTAGAATTAAGAAGTTTTTTTAGAAAATTTAATACTGATAAATTACCCCCTGAATATTATGATGTTTTAAAAGAAAAAAACATACAACAAAGAGAAATATTAATTTCTGACTTATTTGACAAATACCCTAAAGAAGCATTAGAAGCAAAAAATGAAGCTTGGAAAGCAGAATTAGGTAATGAAGCTTTTCCATCTTCTGCAATTGACAAAAGAATAAAAGAATCTTTAAACGAAAGTAAAGACTGGCTTTTGATTGGAGGGCCTCCTTGCCAAGCTTTTTCTTTAGCCGGAAGATCAAGAGTTGGTGGTATAGATGATGAAGACCATAGAGTTTATTTATACAAAGAATATTTAAGAATTATTGCAGTTCATCATCCTACTGTTTTCGTTATGGAAAATGTTAAAGGACTATTATCTGCAAAAGTTAACGAAGAAAAAGTCTTTGATTGGATTTTAAACGATCTCCGGAATCCTTCTACAGTATTTAAAAAAACAAAAGCTCCAAAATATAAAATATTCTCACTTTCAACAGAACCTGAAAGTATTGATGCATCTGGAAATCCTGTTTATAAGGATAACAGAGACTTCTTAATTCAATCTGAAAAATATAAGATTCCACAGAAAAGGCACAGGGTAATACTCCTGGGTATTAGAGAAGATGTAAATGTTCTACCTGCAACATTAACTCTAGGCTTAAAAGAAACTAATTTATCAAGTGTTATAGGAGATTTGCCAAAGTTGAGAAGTGGATTGGGCAGGTCAATTATTTCAAGTAAGACCGTAAATGGATTTAAGAAAAGAGAGTATAAAAATGAAGTAGATTCAGATGAAAATTGGGAAAATAAAATAAATGCTTTCAAAAAAGAAATGTCAACTTGGAACGGTTTTGATTCTAAACAACATTTCAATAAAATAAAAGTGACTTCCTATGGTCTGGGTTCTGAATATTTAGAATTTGAAACTCCATCGCTTGAAAATCCCTTACATCAGTGGTTTAAAGATGAAAGTTTAAAAGGTGTTTGCAACCATGAAACCAGATCTCACTTAGTTGAAGATCTAAAGAGGTATCTTTTCGCCAGTACTTATGCTGAAAAACACAAACGATTCCCGAGACTTAAAGACTATGAAACTTATAGTGATGCGTTGATGCCAGATCATGAAAGTGCGACTAGCGGAAAATTTGCTGATCGATTTCGTGTTCAAATGCCGGATTGTGCTGCAACAACCGTTACAAGCCACATTTCAAAAGATGGTCATTATTTCATTCATTATGATCCTGACCAATGCAGAAGTTTAACCGTCAGGGAAGCTGCCAGGATTCAAACATTTCCCGATAATTATTTGTTTTGTGGTCCTAGAACAGCACAATATCATCAAGTGGGTAATGCGGTTCCACCTTATTTGGCTTATCAGATTGCAGAAATAGTTTCTGAAATATTTACAAAAAAAAGAATTAATGGGGATTCAAATTAA
- the gltA gene encoding NADPH-dependent glutamate synthase, whose product MESELNKEFYKNERKAEWRDKLRKEIKSKDRTQIPKIHMIEEDPLVRNKSHMEVNKGLTLELALQESRRCLDCVAPTCVDGCPVGTNIPKFIKYIEAGDILGAAKVLKENNSLPAICGRVCPQEVQCEAQCVYVKKLKGEGSAIGHLERFAADYERESGTVSLPEIAESNGIKIAVIGSGPAGLTVAGELAKMGYDVTVFEALHNLGGVLNYGIPEFRLPKSIVDFEINSIRQMGVKFVTDFIVGKTATIDDLKEEGFVAFFIASGAGLPNFMNIPGENFSGIQSANEFLTRVNLMGGADDRFDTPVHAGKNVVIIGGGNTAMDSVRTAKRLGADHAMIIYRRSQEEMPARAEEIKHAIEEGIEFVTLTTPIEYFADENGHVNKMRVQKMGLGEPDESGRRRPMPVEGSEYDIEVDSVIIAVGVSSNPIIQKSMPELEVTKWNTIKVDDNMMTSIPGLFAGGDIVRGGATVILAMGDGRKAAAGIHAYAQKLVPAE is encoded by the coding sequence ATGGAATCAGAATTAAACAAGGAATTTTATAAAAACGAACGCAAAGCCGAGTGGCGAGACAAGTTGCGCAAAGAAATAAAAAGCAAGGATCGCACCCAGATTCCAAAAATCCACATGATCGAGGAAGACCCGCTGGTGCGAAACAAAAGCCATATGGAGGTAAACAAGGGATTGACGCTGGAATTGGCATTGCAGGAGTCCCGCCGTTGCCTGGATTGCGTGGCTCCTACTTGCGTGGACGGTTGTCCCGTGGGCACCAACATCCCAAAATTCATAAAATACATCGAAGCAGGCGACATCCTGGGTGCGGCCAAAGTGCTGAAGGAAAACAATTCCTTGCCGGCCATTTGCGGCAGGGTGTGTCCGCAGGAAGTGCAATGCGAAGCCCAATGTGTCTATGTCAAAAAATTGAAAGGCGAAGGATCGGCAATCGGACACCTCGAAAGGTTTGCGGCCGATTATGAACGGGAAAGTGGAACAGTTTCCCTACCTGAAATTGCGGAATCCAACGGCATAAAAATAGCGGTCATTGGCTCGGGGCCAGCAGGATTGACCGTTGCCGGCGAATTGGCCAAAATGGGCTACGACGTCACGGTCTTCGAAGCACTGCACAACCTGGGAGGGGTGTTAAATTATGGAATCCCCGAGTTCAGGTTGCCCAAATCAATTGTCGACTTCGAAATCAATTCCATCAGGCAGATGGGCGTTAAATTTGTTACCGATTTCATCGTGGGAAAAACAGCCACCATCGACGATTTGAAGGAAGAAGGTTTTGTGGCCTTTTTTATTGCCAGTGGAGCAGGCTTGCCTAATTTCATGAACATCCCCGGCGAAAACTTTAGCGGAATACAGAGTGCCAACGAATTCCTGACCCGCGTAAACCTGATGGGCGGTGCCGACGATCGTTTTGACACCCCGGTACATGCAGGAAAGAACGTGGTGATAATAGGTGGAGGAAACACTGCCATGGACTCCGTGAGAACGGCCAAACGTTTGGGTGCCGACCATGCAATGATTATTTACAGACGTTCCCAGGAAGAAATGCCCGCCCGTGCCGAAGAAATCAAACACGCCATCGAAGAGGGAATAGAATTTGTCACCTTGACCACTCCCATCGAATATTTTGCGGACGAAAATGGGCACGTAAACAAAATGAGGGTTCAAAAAATGGGATTGGGCGAACCGGACGAATCCGGCAGAAGACGTCCAATGCCTGTCGAAGGATCGGAATACGACATCGAAGTGGACAGCGTAATCATTGCCGTTGGAGTGTCTTCCAACCCCATTATCCAGAAAAGCATGCCCGAATTGGAAGTAACCAAGTGGAACACCATCAAGGTCGATGACAACATGATGACCTCCATCCCCGGACTTTTTGCCGGAGGCGACATCGTAAGAGGTGGAGCAACCGTTATCCTGGCCATGGGAGATGGAAGAAAAGCCGCTGCTGGAATCCACGCTTACGCACAAAAACTGGTTCCGGCTGAATAA
- a CDS encoding 1,4-dihydroxy-2-naphthoyl-CoA synthase, with amino-acid sequence MDWITVKEYEDITYKKCNGVARIAFNRPDVRNAFRPKTTSELLDAFYDAQEDTSIGVVLLSAEGPSTKDGIWSFCSGGDQKARGHQGYVGDDGYHRLNILDVQRMIRFMPKAVIAVVPGWAVGGGHSLHVVCDLTLASKEHAIFKQTDADVTSFDGGYGSAYLAKMVGQKKAREIFFLGRNYSAQEAFEMGMVNAVIPHAELEATAYEWAQEILAKSPTSIKMLKFAMNLTDDGMVGQQVFAGEATRLAYMTEEAKEGRNAFLEKRKPNFEKKWLP; translated from the coding sequence ATGGATTGGATAACCGTAAAAGAATACGAAGACATAACCTATAAAAAATGCAACGGGGTTGCCAGGATAGCCTTCAACAGGCCTGATGTGAGAAACGCTTTTCGTCCCAAAACAACTTCTGAACTGTTGGACGCCTTTTATGATGCACAGGAAGATACCTCGATAGGAGTGGTTTTGCTTTCTGCCGAAGGCCCAAGCACCAAAGACGGTATTTGGTCTTTTTGCAGCGGTGGCGATCAAAAAGCACGTGGCCATCAAGGCTATGTGGGCGATGACGGATACCATCGATTGAATATTTTAGATGTACAACGAATGATTCGTTTTATGCCAAAAGCAGTCATTGCCGTTGTTCCGGGATGGGCTGTTGGCGGTGGACACAGTTTGCACGTGGTTTGCGACCTGACCTTGGCCAGCAAGGAACACGCCATTTTCAAACAAACCGATGCCGACGTGACCAGTTTTGACGGGGGCTATGGCTCGGCCTATTTGGCCAAAATGGTAGGACAGAAAAAAGCCAGGGAAATATTCTTCCTCGGACGCAATTATTCCGCCCAGGAAGCTTTTGAAATGGGAATGGTCAATGCCGTGATTCCCCACGCCGAGTTGGAAGCTACCGCTTATGAATGGGCGCAGGAAATATTGGCAAAATCGCCAACCTCCATCAAGATGCTCAAATTCGCCATGAACCTGACCGACGACGGAATGGTGGGACAACAAGTGTTTGCAGGCGAAGCCACCCGTTTGGCCTACATGACCGAAGAAGCCAAAGAAGGCAGAAACGCCTTCCTCGAAAAAAGAAAACCCAACTTCGAAAAGAAATGGTTGCCGTAA
- a CDS encoding GIY-YIG nuclease family protein, giving the protein MKQSYVYILKCSDNSYYTGVTSNLTQRFFQHETGFYPDCYTASRRPVELVYYCEFTDINFAIDIEKKIKKWSRAKKEALINEEFDKLPNLAKKKFNK; this is encoded by the coding sequence ATGAAACAGTCTTATGTTTATATTTTAAAATGTTCTGATAATTCCTATTATACTGGAGTTACAAGTAATTTGACCCAAAGATTTTTTCAACACGAAACTGGTTTTTATCCTGATTGCTATACTGCCAGTCGAAGACCTGTCGAATTGGTTTATTATTGTGAGTTTACAGATATTAATTTTGCCATTGACATTGAGAAGAAAATTAAAAAATGGTCAAGAGCAAAAAAAGAAGCACTGATTAATGAAGAGTTCGATAAACTGCCTAATTTAGCAAAGAAGAAGTTTAATAAGTAA
- a CDS encoding type II toxin-antitoxin system RelE/ParE family toxin encodes MERKIIFYESYFQNFYLEQNSKVREKIAYVFKLIISVQNLPTKFFKHLEGTDGLYEIRIEFESNIYRIFCCFDKGNLVVLFNAFQKKTQKTPKNEIDLALKLKKEYFNSK; translated from the coding sequence ATGGAAAGAAAAATTATATTTTACGAATCCTATTTTCAAAATTTTTACTTGGAGCAGAATAGTAAAGTAAGGGAGAAAATCGCTTATGTTTTTAAATTGATAATTAGCGTTCAAAATCTGCCTACCAAATTTTTCAAACATCTTGAAGGAACTGATGGATTGTATGAAATCAGGATAGAATTCGAAAGTAATATTTACAGAATATTTTGCTGCTTTGACAAAGGGAATTTGGTGGTTCTTTTTAATGCTTTTCAAAAAAAGACCCAAAAAACACCTAAAAACGAAATTGATTTAGCCTTGAAACTTAAAAAGGAATATTTTAACTCAAAATAA
- a CDS encoding tetratricopeptide repeat protein translates to MNINKILFILLISFSVNPIFAQKDGYWDKERAFRKEIVVSARERIVIKTEDLPVGTTEVVFRITLLGQNQEMAGSLVSILKSIPDPTGISQGSAGAVFLLSKISGDDKCKYAIFSNAASAAEYKKSRDTDNACFVQEEAVSRDAKRLSIDKSLCLLPNSNPMWFGFESKNWVMNQKIVLEVVPWVNNRLSSGWTLENRKLLINQCKASDLAKKIIPSDDFCVCVLNKIQKDYKFQEFQKLLPIEKTKAYKDYGNACFGETGASDKVYFDLRTQAADLAKQGKYGEAIDKLSVIVVNGKPTATDYNNLGNDYLMTKQYAKAIKFLKEGEKLDDSELLIQMNLAHAYLLNKDFRSAKPIYKKYQSQNVNDSLSWTQKVKQDFETFKTAGLPSNDFDRVLRLLE, encoded by the coding sequence ATGAATATAAATAAAATACTTTTCATTCTACTAATTAGCTTTTCTGTCAACCCCATTTTCGCCCAGAAAGACGGCTATTGGGACAAGGAAAGAGCTTTCAGGAAAGAAATTGTCGTTTCGGCAAGGGAGAGAATCGTCATCAAGACCGAAGACTTGCCCGTGGGAACTACCGAAGTGGTGTTCCGAATCACGCTTTTGGGCCAAAATCAAGAAATGGCGGGAAGTTTGGTTTCCATATTGAAATCCATTCCCGACCCTACGGGAATCAGTCAAGGTTCGGCTGGAGCGGTTTTCCTGCTGTCCAAAATCTCGGGCGACGACAAATGCAAATACGCCATCTTTTCGAATGCTGCCTCCGCTGCCGAATACAAAAAAAGCCGCGATACGGATAACGCCTGCTTTGTGCAGGAAGAAGCCGTGAGCAGGGATGCCAAGCGTCTTTCCATAGACAAATCCTTGTGCTTGTTGCCGAATTCCAATCCGATGTGGTTTGGTTTCGAAAGCAAGAATTGGGTGATGAACCAGAAAATCGTGCTCGAAGTCGTGCCTTGGGTCAACAACCGTTTGAGCAGCGGCTGGACTTTGGAAAACCGAAAGCTCCTCATCAACCAATGCAAAGCATCCGATTTGGCCAAGAAAATCATCCCTTCCGACGACTTTTGTGTTTGCGTGTTGAATAAAATACAAAAAGATTACAAGTTCCAGGAATTCCAGAAACTGCTTCCCATCGAAAAAACGAAAGCCTACAAAGATTACGGAAATGCTTGTTTTGGCGAAACGGGCGCTTCTGACAAGGTCTATTTCGACTTGCGCACACAAGCAGCCGATTTGGCAAAACAAGGCAAATACGGCGAAGCAATTGACAAATTGAGCGTTATTGTGGTCAACGGAAAACCAACCGCCACTGATTACAACAATCTTGGCAACGATTATCTTATGACCAAGCAATATGCAAAAGCCATCAAATTCCTCAAAGAAGGCGAGAAGCTCGACGACTCTGAATTGTTGATACAAATGAATCTGGCCCACGCTTATTTGCTCAACAAGGATTTCAGGTCGGCCAAACCCATTTATAAAAAATACCAATCCCAAAACGTAAACGACAGTCTCAGTTGGACCCAGAAAGTAAAACAAGATTTCGAAACCTTCAAAACTGCAGGATTGCCAAGCAACGATTTTGACAGGGTTTTGAGGTTGTTGGAATAA
- a CDS encoding sulfide/dihydroorotate dehydrogenase-like FAD/NAD-binding protein yields the protein MFKIVEKEFLSENVARLVIEAPYIAKSRKAGHFIILRIDENGERIPLTIADADTEKGTITLYVQRVGVSSHKLCAMNAGDKLAGVVGPLGTATHIAKVGTILCAGGGVGVAPLFPIVQAMKLAGNRVITVIAARSKELIILEDKMREYSDELIIMTDDGSKGTKGLITQGMEEVILREKIDEAMVIGPTIMMKHAALTTKKYNIPTQASLNTIMVDGTGMCGACRVTVGGKTEFVCVDGPEFDAHEVNFDEMMNRLNTYKKKESKCYREYLEE from the coding sequence ATGTTCAAAATAGTAGAAAAAGAATTTCTTTCAGAAAACGTGGCAAGATTGGTCATCGAAGCACCCTACATTGCCAAAAGTCGCAAAGCAGGTCATTTCATCATTTTAAGAATAGATGAAAACGGGGAAAGAATCCCGCTAACCATTGCCGATGCCGATACCGAAAAAGGTACCATTACCCTGTATGTGCAACGAGTGGGCGTGTCCTCGCACAAACTCTGCGCCATGAATGCCGGCGATAAACTGGCGGGCGTGGTAGGCCCATTGGGAACCGCCACCCACATAGCCAAAGTGGGAACCATTTTATGTGCCGGGGGAGGCGTGGGCGTGGCTCCATTATTCCCGATTGTCCAAGCGATGAAACTGGCCGGAAACAGGGTGATAACCGTTATTGCCGCCCGAAGCAAGGAACTGATCATTCTGGAAGACAAAATGAGGGAGTACTCGGACGAACTCATCATCATGACCGACGACGGTTCCAAAGGCACAAAAGGCTTGATAACCCAAGGAATGGAAGAAGTAATCCTCAGGGAGAAAATAGACGAAGCCATGGTCATTGGCCCGACCATAATGATGAAGCACGCGGCCTTGACTACCAAGAAATACAACATCCCAACGCAAGCAAGTTTAAACACCATCATGGTGGACGGAACGGGAATGTGCGGGGCTTGCAGGGTAACCGTGGGAGGCAAAACAGAGTTTGTCTGTGTCGACGGCCCGGAATTCGATGCCCACGAAGTCAATTTCGACGAAATGATGAACAGGCTCAACACCTACAAAAAGAAGGAATCAAAATGTTATAGAGAATACCTGGAGGAATAA
- a CDS encoding metal-dependent hydrolase codes for MKITFYGHSSLGIEVGDKHILVDPYISANPNASHININELEADYILLTHAHGDHVVDVEYIASRTKAVIVSNFEIATHYGNKGFEYHPLNHGGSWDFDFGKVKYVNAVHSSCFPDGSNGGNPGGFVIEGEHKNIYISGDTALTMDMKLIPLRTKLDLAILPIGGNFTMDVEDAIVASDFVECDKILGVHFDTFGYILINHEESIRKFFGKGKDLMLLKIGESIEL; via the coding sequence ATGAAAATAACATTTTACGGTCATTCCTCCTTGGGAATCGAAGTGGGAGACAAGCATATTCTGGTCGATCCTTACATTTCGGCCAATCCCAATGCCTCGCACATCAACATCAACGAATTGGAAGCGGATTACATTCTGCTGACCCACGCCCACGGCGATCACGTGGTCGATGTGGAATACATTGCAAGCCGAACCAAGGCGGTCATCGTTTCCAATTTCGAAATAGCCACGCATTACGGAAACAAAGGCTTCGAATACCATCCGCTAAACCACGGTGGAAGCTGGGATTTCGACTTCGGGAAAGTAAAATACGTCAACGCGGTGCATTCCAGTTGTTTCCCCGACGGAAGCAACGGCGGCAATCCCGGTGGTTTTGTCATCGAAGGAGAACATAAAAACATCTACATTTCCGGTGACACCGCCCTGACGATGGACATGAAACTCATTCCCTTGCGAACCAAATTGGATTTGGCAATTCTTCCCATAGGAGGCAATTTCACGATGGATGTCGAAGATGCCATCGTGGCTTCGGATTTTGTCGAATGCGACAAGATATTGGGCGTCCACTTCGATACGTTTGGTTACATCCTGATCAACCACGAAGAATCCATTCGCAAGTTTTTCGGCAAAGGAAAAGATTTGATGCTGCTTAAAATTGGCGAAAGCATCGAATTGTAA